The Deinococcus sp. Leaf326 DNA window CGGCCGGGATCAGCTTGCCGAGAATCACGTTTTCCTTCAGGCCGATCAGGTCGTCCACCTGGCCGCGCATAGAGGCTTCGGTGAGGACGTGGGTCGTGTGCTGGAAGCTCGCCGCCGACAGCCACGACTTGGTGGTCAGGCTGCTCTTGGTGATGCCCAGCAGCACCGGCTTCCAGCTCGCGGGGTTCTGGCCCTCGGGCAGGGCGTCGTTGGCGCCGTCTACCTCCCAGCGCTCGACGGTCTGGCCTTCGAGCAGCGTGGTGTCGCCACCGTCGGTGATCTCGACCCAGCGCAGCATCTGCCGCACGATGATCTCGATGTGCTTGTCATGCACCTTCACGCCCTGCGAGCGGTACACGCGCTGCACTTCCTCGACGAGGTAACGCTGCGCGGCGTCACTGTCCTTGTACAGGAGCAGGTCGTGCGGGTTGATCGCTCCGCGCGTCAGCGGCTGGCCGGCTTCGACCTGTTCGCCGTCCTTCACGGTCATGCGCAGCGCCTTGCCGATCTTGGTGGCCGTCTTGGAGCTGTACTGCTCGTCCTCGGCCTCGATGCGCACGAGGTAACGCTCTTCTTCCTCTTCGATACGCACCACGCCGTCACGGTCGGCCACGACAGCCTGGGTCTTGGGCTTGCGCGCTTCGAACAGCTCAATCACGCGGGGCAGACCCATCGTGATGTCGCCGCCGCCTGCGATACCGCCGGTGTGGAAGGTACGCATGGTGAGCTGCGTGCCGGGCTCGCCGATCGACTCGGCCGCCACCACGCCCACCGCTTCCCCCATCGAGACGGGCTTGGCCTGCGAGAGGTCGTAGCCGTAGCACTTCTGGCACACGCCGGCCTTGACGCGGCAGTTCAGCGGGGTCCGCACGTACACTTCGCCCAGCGCCTTGGCGTCCTTGGTGATGGCCTTGACGTCTTCGAGCGAGATCATCTCGCCTTCGGGAATCACGCGGCCGTCACTGAGCTGCACGTCGGCCGTCAGGGTGCGGCCGTAGATCGAGGTCTCGATCTCGCTGCCCTTGCGGCTGCGCCACTCGCCGGTGCGGTCGTCGGTCGCGCCCAGGGGCATGACGGTGGAGTCGGTGGTTCCGCAGTCCACGTCGCGCACGACCACTTCGTGAGCCACGTCCACCAGCTTACGGGTCAGGTAACCCGAGTCGGCCGTACGCAGCGCGGTGTCGGCGCCGCCCTTACGTGCCCCGTGGGTCGAGATGAAGTACTCGGCCACGGTCAGGCCTTCGCGGAAGCTCGCCTTGATCGGCACTTCGATGGTCGAGCCGTCAGGGCGGGCCATCAGGCCGCGCATCCCGGCCAGCTGACGGATCTGCTGGGGGTTACCACGGGCGCCCGACTGGCTCATGATCCACAGCGGGTTGAAGGGGTAGTTCTGGCTGAAGTTCTCGAACACCGCGTTCTTCACTTCGTCGGTGGTGTCGTTCCACAGCTGCACGACCTGCTTGTAGCGCTCTTCTTCGGTCATGAAGCCGAACTCGTAGTTCTGCTCGATTTCCTTGAGCTTCAGGTCGGCTTCGGCCAGCAGTTCGGGTTTATTGGGGGGCAAGACGATGTCGTCAATGCCGATGGTGATGCCCGAGGTCGTGGACAGCTTGAAGCCGCTGTCCTTGAGGCCGTCGAGCAGGCCAGCGGTCGCCTCGATCCCGAGCTGCTTGAAGCAGGCCATGACCATGTCCTTGAGGCTGTCCTTCTCGTAGGTCGTGTTCAGGTCGAACAGGTCGTCCACGAGGTGCGCCTGGTTGCCCAGGGCTTCCTGCACGATGCGGCGGAAGCTGACGCGCCCGGCGCTCGTGTCGTGCACGGCCCCGTTCAGGCGGATACGCACGTGGTCCTGGTTGTCGATCTCGCCGCGCTCGACGGCCATGACGGCCTCGTCGGGTGAGGAGAAGACGTATTTCAGGCGGCCGGGGCTGGTCTCGGCGCCCCGCACCATGACGGGGCTGTTGAGGCTGAGCTTGCCCTCGCCGTAGGCCGTGAGCACGTCGTTCTCGCTGGCGAACTCGCTGCCGGCACCCAGGGTGTCGCGGCGCAGCTGGGTCAGCGTGAAGATGCCGAGGATGATGTCGCGGCTGGGCTTGACGTTCGGCTCGCCGTTGGCGGGCGAGAGCAGGTTGTGCGACGCCAGCATCTGGATGCGGGCTTCGGCCTGCGCCTGTGCCGAGAGCGGGACGTGAATCGCCATCTGGTCGCCGTCGAAGTCGGCGTTGAAGGCTTCACAGACCAGCGGGTGCAGCTGGATGCTCTGGCCTTCGACCAGGACCGGCTCGAACGCCTGGATGCCGAGGCGGTGCAGGGTCGGCGCGCGGTTGAGCAGCACGACCTTGTCCTCGATCACTTCTTCCAGGGCGTCCCACACGCTGTCGCGGGTGTCGCGGTAGCGCTCGAGCATCTTGCGGGCCTGCTTGATGTTCGTGACTTCGCCCTTTTCTTCGAGCACCTTGAACAGGAAGGGCTTGAAGAGTTCGAGCGCCATGCGCTTGGGCACTCCGCACTGGTGCAGGCGGAGCTGCGGGCCGACCACGATGACCGAGCGGCCCGAGTAGTCCACGCGCTTGCCCAGCAGGTTCTGGCGGAACCGGCCCTGCTTGCCGCCGAGCAGGTCGGTCAGCGAGCGCAGCGCGCGGTCGCTGCCGGGGTTGGTCACGGGGCTGCCGCGCCGGCCGTTGTCGATCAGCGCGTCCACCGCTTCCTGCAACATGCGCTTCTCGTTGCGGATGATCATGTCGGGCGCGCCCTGACCGATCAGCTTCTTGAGACGATTGTTGCGGTTGATCAGGCGGCGGTACAGGTCGTTGAGATCCGAGGTCGCGAAACGGCCACCGTCCACCTGCACCATCGGGCGCAGATCGGGCGGCATCACCGGCACGGTGTTGAGGATCATCCACGAGGGCGCGTTGCCGCTCGACTTGAACGAACGGGTCACTTCCAGGCGCTTGCGGGCCTTGGCGCGCTTGTGGCGCGACGAGTCCTTCATCTGTTCGCTCAGCTCGGCTTCGAGTTCGTCGAGGTCAAGATCATCGAGCAGTTCCTTGACGGCTTCGGCGCCCATCTTGGCCTCGAAGTCGTAGGACTCGATCACGCGGACCTGCTTGCGCACGAGGTCGATCTCGATGCGGCCCGAGATCTCGCTGCGCAACTCTCCGGCGTCGGCCAGGTCTTCGCCCGGCTCCACGCGGTCACCGTTCACGACGAGCGGCTCGTCGTTGTACGTATACACCTTGGCCTTGCTGACGATCACGCTGGCGGGCGCGTGCAGGGTGATGACCCCGTCGGCCTCAGCGATGATCTCCTCTTCCTTGTCGATGGCCCCGATGACCTTCTGGCCCTTGCGCACGTCGCTGCCGTCGCCGACGAGCACGTGCATCGTGGGGTTGATGGGGTACTCGGCGCGGCGGGTCCAGTGCGCCGTGACGGTCACGTCGCCCTTCTTCTTGGGCAGAGTGACGCCCGAGAGGCTGGAGTCGCGGCTCACGCGCAGGCGCTGGCCGCTCTTGGCCTCGGCCAGCACGGCGCCGGCGTCCACGATCTCGCCGTAGACCACCTGCACGTCCATGCCGTGCGGCACGTACACGCGCGCCAGCACTTCGCCCAGGGGCGCGGCTTCTTCCTCTTCACCGGTCGCAGCAACCTGCTCGCGCAGTTCCACCATGACCGAGTCCTCGCCCATCTCGTGCAGGTACACGGTGCCGGCCACGGGGGCCGTGAACTGCACGTCCTGTTCCAGCTCGGCCAGAATCTCGCCGGCACGGAAGGTTTCCTGCTCGACGACCGCGCCCTCGGGCAGCGGCAGGTTCGCCTCGACCTTCTCGGCGTAGGCGATCTCGGCGCGGCGCGGGAAGCGGTACTGCGCCAGGCCGTCCATCTTGCTCACGACGTTGCCGCCCAGGATCTGGCCGCGCGTCACGTACTCGCCGTCACGGATGACCGCTTCCTGGCCGCCGGGGATGGTGTAGGTCTCCTGGCGACCGAACCGCAGTTCGCGGTACTCGTCGTCCGAGAGCAGTTCGCCGCGCTTGAGCGGGCGGCCGTCCTTCTGGGCGTTCAGGGCGTTGGTCACCAGGAACGAGCTGAAGTACAGCACCTTCTCGAGCTGGCCGGCCGACAGGTCGAGCAGCGTGCCGACCTTGCTGGGGGCGTCCTTGACATACCAGATGTGCGCGGCCGGGGTTGCGAGGTCGATGTGGCCCATGCGGTAACGCCGGACCTTGCTGCTCGTCACCTCGACGCCGCAGCGCTCGCAGACCTTGCCCTCGTAGCGCTGGCGCTTGTACTTCCCGCAGGCGCACTCGTAGTCCTTGATCGGCCCGAAGATGCGCTCGTCGAAGAGGCCCTCGCGCTCGGGCTTCAGGGTGCGGTAGTTGATGGTCTCGGGCTTTTCGACTTCGCCGAACGACCACTCACGGATCTTGTCGGGCGAAGCGATGGCGATACGAACTTTGCTGAAATCTTTCAAAGCAGTTGCTCCTTGGATGGGAGGCCTGGGGGCGGGGCGGCGGGGGAGAGGCGCCCACTCGGGGCGAGGCCTCTCCCGGACGCCGGCCTCAGCGCTTGGGCATCATGCCTTCGAAGATGTCGACCGGCTTGTCGCTGCCGTCGAGCACTTCGACATTCAGGCCCAGCGAGTGCAGTTCCTTGACGAGCACCTTGAAGGACTCGGGAATCGTGCTGCCCGACACTTCCTCGCCCTTGACGATGCTCTGGTACGCGGCGTCGCGGCCGTCGATATCGTCGGACTTGATGGTCAGCATTTCCTGCAAGACGTGCGCCGCGCCGTAAGCTTCGAGCGCCCACACTTCCATCTCGCCGAAGCGCTGGCCACCGAACTGGGCCTTACCACCGAGCGGCTGCTGGGTGATGAGGCTGTAGGGGCCGGTCGAGCGGGCGTGCAGCTTGTCTTCCACCATGTGGTAGAGCTTCATGACGTACATGGTGCCGACCACCACAGGGCCGCTGATCGGCTCGCCGCTGCGTCCGTCGTACAGGATGCTCTTGCCGGTGCGCGCCAGGCTCATCTGTGCGGTTTCGTAGTCGCCACGCGGCTCGGCCACCACGCCGGTCTTGCCCGCTCGGTCGAGCACTTCCTGCTCGCGCTTGTCGAGTTCGAAACCTTCGTCCTTGCGCTTCTGGAGCCGTTCAGCCGCCGCCACCTCGAGCATTTCCTTGATGGTCGCCTCGGTCACCGAGTCGAACACCGGGGTCTCGAACTTCTGGCCGGTCAGGCGGGCTACTTCGCCCAGGTGGGTTTCGAGAATCTGGCCGAGGTTCATGCGCGAGGGCACGCCCAGCGGGTTGAACACGAGGTCGACGGGGGTGCCGTCTTCCAGGTAGGGCATGTCTTCAGGGGGCAGGATCTTGGAGACGACGCCCTTGTTGCCGTGGCGGTTGGCCACCTTGTCGCCCACCTGAAGCTGACGCTTCTGGGCCACGTACACGCGCACCATCTCGCGCACGCCGGGCTTGAGGTCCACGCCCTCGTCGCCGCGGCGGAAGCGCACGGTCTTGACGACGATGCCGCCCTGACCCGACTGCACGCGCAGTGAGGTGTCCTTCACTTCACGGGCCTTCTCGCCGAAGATCGAACGCAGCAGTCTCTCTTCGGGAGTGGGTTCCGACTCACCCTTGAAGCTGGTCTTGCCGACCAGGATGTCGCCGGGCTTGACCTCGGCGCCCACGCGCACGATGCCGTCCTCGTCGAGGTCGCGCAGGGCGGCCTCACTGAGTCCCGGAATGTCGCGGGTGATCTTTTCCGGCCCGAGCTTGGTGTCGCGCGCTTCGATCTCGTCTTTTTCGATGTGCACCGAGGTGTAGTAGTCCTTGCGGACCAGGCCCTCACTGATGCAGATCGCGTCTTCGAAGTTGAAGCCGTCGAAGGGCATGATGGCGATGGTGATGTTCTGCCCGAGCGCCAGGCGGCCGAGGTCCGAGGCGGGGCCATCGGCGATGACCTGACCGGCCGTGACCGTGTCACCGATGTTCACGATGGGACGCTGGTCGAGGTTGGTGCCCTGGTTGCTGCGGGTGAAGCGCACGAGCTCGAAGGTACGGATGTTCCCGGCGTTTAGGTGCTGCGCGGGCGCGTCTTCGGTCAGGGTGACCTGGATGACGCGGGCGTCCACGTAGCTCACGCGGCCGGCCACGTCGCTCACGACGCTCGTGCCCGAGTCGGTCACGACGCGGCGCTCGACGCCCGTGCCTACGGCGGGGCTGTCGGCGCGTACGAGGGGCACGGCCTGCGACTGCATGTTGGAACCCATGAGCGCGCGGTTGGCGTCGTCGTGCTCCAGGAAGGGAATCAGGGAGGTGTTGATGGAAACGATCTGCTTCGGACTGACGTCCATGTACTCGACTTCAGTCGGGTCGTATAGCAGGGGATCGCCCTTCTTACGGGCCAGCACGCGCTCCTCGGCGAAGGTACCGTCGTCGTTCAGGGCGCTGTTGGCCTGCGCGATCACGTAACGGTCCTCGATGTCGGCCGTCATGTACTCGACGTTGTCGCTGACCTTGCCGTCCTGGGCTTTGCGGTAGGGCGCCATGATGAAGCCCAGGTCGTTGACCTTCGCGTAGCTGCTGAGGGACGAGATCAGGCCGATGTTCGCGCCTTCAGGTGTCTCGATCGGGCAGATCCGGCCGTAGTGTGTCCGGTGCACGTCGCGCACGTCGAAGCCGGCGCGCTCACGGGTCAGGCCGCCCGGCCCCAGGGCCGAGATGCGGCGCTTGTGGCGCAGGTCCGACAGCGGGTTGGTCTGGTCCTTGAACTGGCTGAGCTGGCTGCGCCCGAAGAACTCGCGCATGGCCGCCACAATGGGGCGGTTGTTCACGAGCTTGGTGGGGGTGGCGGCGTCGGGGTTGCCCAGCAGCATACGCTCACGTACACCACGTGCCATACGGCCCATACCTACGCGCAGCTGGTCGGCCAGCAGTTCGCCCACCGTCCGCACGCGGCGGTTGCCGAGGTGGTCGATGTCGTCGGCGTGCACGGGCACGGGGTTCGACACGCCGTCCTCGTCCGCACCGATGGTCACGGTGTCCTGGCCCTGCTGAAGCGCCATGAGGTAACGGATGGTGTCCACCAGGCCGGCGTCGCTGAACTTGCCGTCGGTAAACGTCAGCAGCGTGCGCTCGGGACGGTTGACGCCCAGCTTGGTGTTCATCTTGAAGCGGCCGGGTTCGCCCAGGTCGTAGCGGCGGGGGTCGGCCAGCAGGCCGTAGAGGTACTGCACGGCCTTGTCTCGCTTGGGCGGATCACCGGGACGAAGCACCGTGAACAGGCGCAGCAGGGCTTCGTCGGCGCCCATCCCCGCGCTCTTGTCCTCGGCCTGCTCGGCCTCGGGGCCGAATTCGCTGAACAGCGTGCGCAGGCTCGCGTCGTCGTAGCCCAGCACGCGCAGCAGCATCGCCACGGGGAACTTGCGCTTGTTGACCTTCATTTCCAGCACGCCGGCGTTGTACTCCAGCTCGATCCACGGGCCACGCTTGGGCATGGGGATGATCGCAGCCGTGTACAGGCGCTTGATGCCCTTGTAGCTGCTCGTGAAGTACACGCCGGGGCTACGGTGGATCTGCGAGATCACGACGCGGTCGGCGCCGTTGATCACGAAGGAACCGTCCTTGGTCATCAGCGGCAGGTCGCCCAGGAACACCTGGTCTTCCTTGATGAGGCCCGAGTCCTTATGGATGAGCTGAAGCTTGGCGTACATCGGGGCCTGGTAGGTCAGGTCCTTCTCGCGGCACTCTTCCGGGGTGTAGGGCGGCTCACCCAGACGGTATTCCAGGTAGTCGAGCACCAGACCCGTCGAGCGGCCCTTCTCGGTCTCGTCAATGGGAAAGACTTCCTTGAACGCGCTCTGGAGGCCGCTGTCGGCCCGCCGGTCGGGGGCGCGGTCTGCCTGCAGGAAGGCGCGGAAGGAGTTGACCTGCACTTCAGTCAGATTGGGAAGCGGGATGACTTCGGTGATTTCACCGAACCGCTCAATGCGTGGGGGCGTATGGTTCGACGTCATTCACACCTCTGCGCCAGATGATGCTGGCCCGCGTCTTCTCTGGGCATTCCAAAAGACGCGGGCGAGACACAGGCCCCATTGGCCGTGTCCCGAATGTGTTGCTCAGTTGTGAAGTCCGGCTGATTGCAAGGAACTCCTGCCCAACCCATCATGGTCGGCCACAGGGAAGTATACGTCCTTCACGGTATTCCTGTCAAATTTTGTCGAGTTTCATATCGTACGGTGGCAACAGACCGTCACGCTTGAGCATGAAGGGAACCGCAGGGCCAGATCCCGGCGTGTCCTGCGGCTCTCAAGCGCGGCCGATAGACTGGTTCCGTGGAGTTTCTGCAACCCTACCTGCCCGTCATTTTCACTGTGCTGCGCGTCCTGGCGGTGGTTAGTCTGGTACACGCCATCGTCACCCGGCAGCAGCTCTACTGGATGTTCATGTTGGGCTTCGGGGCCCTGCTCGGCAGCGTCTTCGGGCTGCTGGGCACGTTGGCCTACGTTTTTCTGGTACTCGTGCCGTCGCTGCGCAGTGGAGGGCAGCGGGCCAGCCGCGCCGTACAGTCGGGCCTGGAGGCCATCAAGCCGCTCGACACCCGCATCCGTGAGGCG harbors:
- a CDS encoding DNA-directed RNA polymerase subunit beta' translates to MKDFSKVRIAIASPDKIREWSFGEVEKPETINYRTLKPEREGLFDERIFGPIKDYECACGKYKRQRYEGKVCERCGVEVTSSKVRRYRMGHIDLATPAAHIWYVKDAPSKVGTLLDLSAGQLEKVLYFSSFLVTNALNAQKDGRPLKRGELLSDDEYRELRFGRQETYTIPGGQEAVIRDGEYVTRGQILGGNVVSKMDGLAQYRFPRRAEIAYAEKVEANLPLPEGAVVEQETFRAGEILAELEQDVQFTAPVAGTVYLHEMGEDSVMVELREQVAATGEEEEAAPLGEVLARVYVPHGMDVQVVYGEIVDAGAVLAEAKSGQRLRVSRDSSLSGVTLPKKKGDVTVTAHWTRRAEYPINPTMHVLVGDGSDVRKGQKVIGAIDKEEEIIAEADGVITLHAPASVIVSKAKVYTYNDEPLVVNGDRVEPGEDLADAGELRSEISGRIEIDLVRKQVRVIESYDFEAKMGAEAVKELLDDLDLDELEAELSEQMKDSSRHKRAKARKRLEVTRSFKSSGNAPSWMILNTVPVMPPDLRPMVQVDGGRFATSDLNDLYRRLINRNNRLKKLIGQGAPDMIIRNEKRMLQEAVDALIDNGRRGSPVTNPGSDRALRSLTDLLGGKQGRFRQNLLGKRVDYSGRSVIVVGPQLRLHQCGVPKRMALELFKPFLFKVLEEKGEVTNIKQARKMLERYRDTRDSVWDALEEVIEDKVVLLNRAPTLHRLGIQAFEPVLVEGQSIQLHPLVCEAFNADFDGDQMAIHVPLSAQAQAEARIQMLASHNLLSPANGEPNVKPSRDIILGIFTLTQLRRDTLGAGSEFASENDVLTAYGEGKLSLNSPVMVRGAETSPGRLKYVFSSPDEAVMAVERGEIDNQDHVRIRLNGAVHDTSAGRVSFRRIVQEALGNQAHLVDDLFDLNTTYEKDSLKDMVMACFKQLGIEATAGLLDGLKDSGFKLSTTSGITIGIDDIVLPPNKPELLAEADLKLKEIEQNYEFGFMTEEERYKQVVQLWNDTTDEVKNAVFENFSQNYPFNPLWIMSQSGARGNPQQIRQLAGMRGLMARPDGSTIEVPIKASFREGLTVAEYFISTHGARKGGADTALRTADSGYLTRKLVDVAHEVVVRDVDCGTTDSTVMPLGATDDRTGEWRSRKGSEIETSIYGRTLTADVQLSDGRVIPEGEMISLEDVKAITKDAKALGEVYVRTPLNCRVKAGVCQKCYGYDLSQAKPVSMGEAVGVVAAESIGEPGTQLTMRTFHTGGIAGGGDITMGLPRVIELFEARKPKTQAVVADRDGVVRIEEEEERYLVRIEAEDEQYSSKTATKIGKALRMTVKDGEQVEAGQPLTRGAINPHDLLLYKDSDAAQRYLVEEVQRVYRSQGVKVHDKHIEIIVRQMLRWVEITDGGDTTLLEGQTVERWEVDGANDALPEGQNPASWKPVLLGITKSSLTTKSWLSAASFQHTTHVLTEASMRGQVDDLIGLKENVILGKLIPAGTGLITVRDMQVADERTLEKYGEGSVSNDAVTGTQRYDDSRGGTPTTLGYDD
- a CDS encoding DNA-directed RNA polymerase subunit beta, translating into MTSNHTPPRIERFGEITEVIPLPNLTEVQVNSFRAFLQADRAPDRRADSGLQSAFKEVFPIDETEKGRSTGLVLDYLEYRLGEPPYTPEECREKDLTYQAPMYAKLQLIHKDSGLIKEDQVFLGDLPLMTKDGSFVINGADRVVISQIHRSPGVYFTSSYKGIKRLYTAAIIPMPKRGPWIELEYNAGVLEMKVNKRKFPVAMLLRVLGYDDASLRTLFSEFGPEAEQAEDKSAGMGADEALLRLFTVLRPGDPPKRDKAVQYLYGLLADPRRYDLGEPGRFKMNTKLGVNRPERTLLTFTDGKFSDAGLVDTIRYLMALQQGQDTVTIGADEDGVSNPVPVHADDIDHLGNRRVRTVGELLADQLRVGMGRMARGVRERMLLGNPDAATPTKLVNNRPIVAAMREFFGRSQLSQFKDQTNPLSDLRHKRRISALGPGGLTRERAGFDVRDVHRTHYGRICPIETPEGANIGLISSLSSYAKVNDLGFIMAPYRKAQDGKVSDNVEYMTADIEDRYVIAQANSALNDDGTFAEERVLARKKGDPLLYDPTEVEYMDVSPKQIVSINTSLIPFLEHDDANRALMGSNMQSQAVPLVRADSPAVGTGVERRVVTDSGTSVVSDVAGRVSYVDARVIQVTLTEDAPAQHLNAGNIRTFELVRFTRSNQGTNLDQRPIVNIGDTVTAGQVIADGPASDLGRLALGQNITIAIMPFDGFNFEDAICISEGLVRKDYYTSVHIEKDEIEARDTKLGPEKITRDIPGLSEAALRDLDEDGIVRVGAEVKPGDILVGKTSFKGESEPTPEERLLRSIFGEKAREVKDTSLRVQSGQGGIVVKTVRFRRGDEGVDLKPGVREMVRVYVAQKRQLQVGDKVANRHGNKGVVSKILPPEDMPYLEDGTPVDLVFNPLGVPSRMNLGQILETHLGEVARLTGQKFETPVFDSVTEATIKEMLEVAAAERLQKRKDEGFELDKREQEVLDRAGKTGVVAEPRGDYETAQMSLARTGKSILYDGRSGEPISGPVVVGTMYVMKLYHMVEDKLHARSTGPYSLITQQPLGGKAQFGGQRFGEMEVWALEAYGAAHVLQEMLTIKSDDIDGRDAAYQSIVKGEEVSGSTIPESFKVLVKELHSLGLNVEVLDGSDKPVDIFEGMMPKR